The Desulfovibrio sp. G11 region GCATGGATGTGGCAACGGCAGTACGAATATTTCTTGCGCAGATGGTGCGAGAAAAGGCCCTGCCTTTTACCCCAAGCCTTGATCCTTTTTTCAGCCAGCAGAACCAAACGCATCTTACAAGATTGGCCCAGGAAATGGATGCCAATACGAACAGCCGCTACCGCAAATTAATTGAGGATGCCCATGAAGCTCCTCTGGCATGATGTGGCGTGGGAAGATTATTTATATTGGCATATGCACGACAAACAGGCCGTCAAGCGCATCCACATGCTGATCAAAGACATTCAGCGAAACGGATATATAGGCATAGGCAAGCCGGAGCCTTTGAAAGCTAACCTTCAGGGTTGGTGGAGTCGCCGCATTGATGCTGAGCACAGACTTGTCTACCGCATTGTTGGCGATATCTGTCAGATAATTCAATGCAAAGGTCATTATGAGAATTGATTTTAATATTGGAATAAAGACTTTTCCAGAGCAAAAGAGATTTGTATCTCAATAATTTTTAAAGATATATTATTCCAGTAAGAAGATAGAAACTACTCTTTAAAACAACCAAGAGCCCCCTGTCCAGCGTCGTGCTGGACAGGGGGCTCTCATTCTGGAGGCACCTCATGACCCCATATCAATCAGAAAACATCACCGAACTGGCCAAGGCTCTGCTCAATGTTCAGCGCATCGTGCGCCCCATTGCCAAAGACGCTGAAAACCCTTTTACCAAAAGCTGGTACGCTAGTCTGAACAGCGTCATGGACGCCTGCCGTGATGCGCTTATCGAAAACGGCATCTGGCTGTGCCAGTACCCTGTGCCGGTGGAGCAGCCCAATTCATTGGGGTTG contains the following coding sequences:
- a CDS encoding type II toxin-antitoxin system RelB/DinJ family antitoxin; its protein translation is MANLQIRIDDALKSQAQAITADLGMDVATAVRIFLAQMVREKALPFTPSLDPFFSQQNQTHLTRLAQEMDANTNSRYRKLIEDAHEAPLA
- a CDS encoding Txe/YoeB family addiction module toxin, whose translation is MKLLWHDVAWEDYLYWHMHDKQAVKRIHMLIKDIQRNGYIGIGKPEPLKANLQGWWSRRIDAEHRLVYRIVGDICQIIQCKGHYEN